A single window of Gadus morhua chromosome 22, gadMor3.0, whole genome shotgun sequence DNA harbors:
- the LOC115535283 gene encoding uncharacterized protein LOC115535283, translating to MSKAARLDMLTLHAMLWNQKKGDSLHQALSTRYVKTCQRLLDETAMLAELKTQLHLSDEMVSQWISDVMEWAAGETRDASDNLQGTTHTGLQRSIEGLYLSVRQRKLNLYRQNDSNKLRHRLRRKLAEEKKLLFQEIQKHNKLDSAANIDAAVVEHSLSGESTVSPIWPWEVHDSANIGTKKRLHDQVMTTKRLQEEKNILVMEMAQHCTWLQNLALVLKNKVAESGGESGDKGAEGLCSLLRRRNTEVSEGLQVVLQKYKTALGPEASVIQNIEEEDQSVHSSPDTSEDEEESII from the exons ATGTCGAAAGCAG CCCGGTTGGACATGCTCACATTGCATGCAATGTTGTGGAACCAGAAGAAAGGGGATTCCTTACACCAGGCACTTTCCACAAGATATGTGAAG ACTTGTCAGAGGCTCCTGGATGAGACTGCAATGCTAGCAGAGCTAAAAACCCAGCTACATCTCTCAGATGAAATGGTGTCACAGTGGATCTCAGATGTGATGGAATGGGCAGCTGGTG AGACACGAGATGCATCTGACAACCTGCaaggcaccacacacacagggcttcaGCGGTCCATTGAGGGGCTCTACCTCAGTGTGAGGCAGCGGAAGCTAAATCTGTACCGTCAGAATG ACAGCAACAAGCTTCGCCACCGGCTTCGGAGGAAGCTGGCAGAAGAGAAAAAGCTCCTTTTTCAGGAGATACAAAAGCACAACAAGCTTGACTCTGCAGCCAACATCGATGCAGCTGTGGTGGAGCACTCCCTGAGTGGAGAGAGCACTGTGTCCCCAATATGGCCTTGGGAGGTTCATGACAGCG CAAACATTGGAACCAAGAAACGGCTTCATGACCAAGTCATGACAACAAAGCGACTGCAGGAGGAAAAAAACATTCTGGTGATGGAGATGGCACAACACTGCACATGGTTGCAGAACCTGGCATTGGTTCTCAAAAACAAGGTGGCTGAGTCGG GTGGAGAGTCTGGAGACAAAGGAGCTGAAGGACTTTGCAGTCTCTTGAGGAGAAGAAACACAGAGGTGTCAGAGGGGTTGCAAGTGGTCCTGCAAAAATACAAGACTGCTTTAGGTCCTGAGGCCTCTGTCATTCAAAATATTGAAGAGGAAGACCAAAGTGTCCACAGCAGTCCAGACACCagtgaggatgaagaggaaagCATAATTTAG